A window from Enterocloster bolteae encodes these proteins:
- a CDS encoding TRAP transporter large permease: MNTGLIVLFVVLGICLLIGLPVAFSIGISCMALLTVNGYPPLDIVVQRMASGAKSFNMMAMPMFIFAGSLMVYGSTPRLMRFANMMLRKMPGGLGATALAACGFFGAVSGSGVASAAAIGKIIGPEMLEQKYPRGLTVGLIAAGGTMACIIPPSIVMVVYASSSGASVGDMFLAGFVPGFICILALIGLNTFFAVKRGNKENVEKTDYTARERLRITGDALLPLLMPIFVLGGVFSGICTATEASVVAVIYSFILAVFVYRELTLREFYKVAAESVVTTGVIMLIISVATPFGWIMSIQNVPTLFAGWLLSITSSKFLIMAFIFLLLLLLGTFMETMCIIILVTPILLPIAQTLGMGVVHYGVSMLMALMVGSLTPPLSVNLFTSCRVLNVKYDEAFPDTLWVILTVTACALLTFAVPGITEFLPAILK; encoded by the coding sequence ATGAATACTGGATTAATTGTTTTGTTTGTTGTGTTGGGAATCTGTCTGCTGATTGGACTGCCTGTGGCTTTTTCCATCGGCATCAGCTGTATGGCCCTGCTGACCGTCAATGGTTATCCGCCTCTGGATATCGTTGTCCAGCGCATGGCCAGCGGCGCCAAATCCTTTAATATGATGGCAATGCCTATGTTTATTTTTGCCGGTTCCCTGATGGTATACGGCAGTACGCCCCGCCTCATGCGGTTTGCCAACATGATGCTGCGGAAAATGCCGGGCGGACTGGGGGCCACGGCACTTGCAGCCTGCGGATTCTTCGGCGCGGTCTCAGGGTCCGGTGTGGCAAGCGCTGCGGCTATCGGCAAGATCATAGGACCTGAGATGCTGGAGCAGAAATACCCAAGGGGACTGACCGTGGGACTGATTGCGGCCGGAGGAACCATGGCATGCATCATTCCTCCAAGCATTGTAATGGTGGTCTATGCATCCTCCTCCGGAGCGTCGGTGGGAGATATGTTCCTGGCCGGCTTTGTGCCGGGATTTATCTGTATCCTTGCCCTTATCGGGCTCAATACCTTTTTTGCCGTAAAAAGGGGAAACAAGGAGAATGTTGAGAAAACAGATTATACGGCAAGGGAAAGGCTCAGGATTACAGGAGATGCCCTGCTTCCGCTTTTAATGCCTATTTTCGTGCTGGGCGGTGTGTTTTCAGGTATCTGTACCGCCACAGAGGCATCGGTGGTGGCTGTCATCTATTCCTTTATCCTGGCAGTGTTTGTGTACCGGGAACTGACGCTGCGGGAGTTTTATAAGGTGGCGGCGGAAAGCGTTGTCACCACAGGCGTTATCATGCTGATTATCTCGGTTGCCACGCCTTTCGGGTGGATTATGTCCATACAGAATGTGCCCACCCTGTTTGCGGGCTGGCTGCTGTCCATTACATCCAGTAAGTTTTTAATCATGGCATTCATATTCCTGCTTCTTTTGCTGCTGGGAACCTTCATGGAGACCATGTGCATCATTATTCTGGTGACGCCTATCCTTCTGCCCATTGCCCAGACTCTTGGAATGGGAGTGGTCCACTATGGAGTTTCCATGCTGATGGCGCTGATGGTAGGCTCCCTGACCCCGCCTCTTTCCGTTAACCTGTTTACATCCTGCAGGGTGCTGAATGTAAAGTATGACGAGGCGTTTCCGGATACCCTGTGGGTTATTCTGACTGTGACGGCCTGCGCCCTGCTCACCTTTGCGGTGCCGGGAATCACGGAGTTTCTGCCGGCCATCTTAAAGTAA
- a CDS encoding sugar phosphate isomerase/epimerase family protein — MKEPIQKYFQVGTIQWMTHPPVSYPVCDSVRTICCDPYFGALEITHIPDSETRERVKKMLDQSHLRVCYGAQPNLLGKGLNPNHLEETERRTAEEELTRAVDEAAYMGAGGIAFLAGKWEPDSREQAYSQLLKTTRAVCTHAAKKGMMVELEVFDYDMDKAALIGPAPLAARFAADMGMTHHNFGLLADLSHFPTTYETSRYVVRTLRPYITHFHIGNAVVKEGCEAYGDQHPRFGFPESANDTEQLTEFFRVLKEEGFFNEKEPYVLSLEVKPWGDEDGEIILADTKRVINRAWAMVED; from the coding sequence ATGAAAGAACCAATCCAGAAATATTTCCAGGTAGGCACCATCCAGTGGATGACCCACCCGCCGGTCAGTTATCCGGTGTGCGATTCAGTCAGAACCATCTGCTGCGATCCGTATTTTGGGGCTTTGGAGATTACCCATATCCCGGACAGCGAGACCAGGGAAAGGGTGAAGAAAATGCTGGACCAATCCCATCTGCGGGTGTGCTACGGCGCCCAGCCGAACCTGCTGGGGAAGGGGCTGAATCCCAACCATCTGGAGGAGACGGAGCGGAGGACGGCGGAAGAAGAGCTGACCCGGGCTGTGGACGAGGCGGCGTATATGGGGGCCGGGGGTATCGCATTTTTGGCAGGAAAGTGGGAACCTGATTCCAGGGAACAGGCATATTCCCAGCTTTTAAAGACAACCAGGGCAGTGTGCACCCATGCCGCAAAAAAGGGCATGATGGTGGAGTTAGAGGTATTTGACTATGATATGGATAAGGCGGCGCTGATTGGTCCGGCGCCTCTGGCGGCCCGGTTTGCAGCCGATATGGGCATGACCCATCATAATTTTGGCCTGCTGGCGGACTTGTCCCATTTTCCCACCACCTATGAGACCTCCCGTTATGTGGTGAGGACCCTGCGCCCTTATATCACACATTTCCACATAGGAAACGCAGTGGTTAAGGAGGGCTGCGAGGCGTACGGGGATCAGCACCCCAGATTCGGATTCCCGGAGAGCGCCAACGATACGGAGCAGCTGACAGAATTTTTCAGGGTACTGAAGGAGGAAGGCTTTTTCAATGAAAAAGAGCCTTATGTGTTATCTCTTGAGGTCAAACCCTGGGGGGACGAGGACGGGGAAATTATACTGGCTGACACGAAGCGTGTGATTAACCGGGCATGGGCGATGGTGGAGGACTGA
- a CDS encoding sigma-E processing peptidase SpoIIGA, translating into MVYTVYIDVVFAVNTIMDMMVLTILNRVLSYRTTKRRILAGAVIGGIWSCVVSLVPGLPAAVEILGTYVAVSSLMAVAAYHLKSPREVIKSVAGIYLVSVVLGGVMLVLYEHTRAGYYAWLLVESGHGRRIPVMGWILMIAGAAAACYGFSGGIKELIRTMAHRKDLCRVTMIYGEKKETVTGLIDTGNRLREPVSSQPVHVAAAGIMKQLCPSVKGVVYVPYQSVGTSRGILPAVYIDRMEIEQEGGRYSLEKPLIAITKQELSPSGEYQILIQKSD; encoded by the coding sequence GTGGTTTATACAGTATACATAGATGTGGTATTCGCGGTCAATACCATAATGGACATGATGGTTCTGACCATCTTAAACAGAGTTTTATCCTACAGGACCACAAAGCGGCGTATTCTGGCCGGAGCTGTCATCGGCGGTATATGGTCCTGTGTGGTGAGCCTGGTTCCCGGTCTTCCGGCCGCAGTGGAGATATTGGGAACGTATGTAGCGGTGAGCAGCCTGATGGCCGTAGCTGCCTATCACCTGAAAAGCCCTAGAGAGGTAATTAAATCCGTGGCAGGTATCTACCTTGTATCGGTTGTTCTTGGAGGTGTGATGCTGGTGCTCTATGAACACACCAGGGCTGGGTATTACGCATGGCTTTTGGTGGAGTCCGGACATGGAAGAAGGATTCCCGTCATGGGCTGGATTTTAATGATTGCAGGGGCAGCCGCAGCCTGCTATGGATTTTCAGGGGGGATAAAGGAATTAATCCGTACCATGGCCCACAGGAAGGATTTATGCAGGGTTACCATGATTTACGGCGAAAAGAAAGAGACAGTTACAGGGCTTATAGACACGGGCAACAGGCTGAGGGAGCCTGTGAGCAGCCAGCCGGTCCATGTGGCGGCGGCCGGTATCATGAAGCAGCTGTGTCCGTCGGTAAAGGGTGTGGTCTATGTGCCGTACCAGTCCGTGGGAACCAGCCGCGGAATTCTGCCGGCCGTGTACATAGACCGGATGGAGATAGAGCAGGAGGGCGGCAGGTACAGCCTTGAGAAGCCCCTCATTGCCATTACGAAGCAGGAGCTTTCTCCCTCAGGGGAGTATCAAATCCTGATACAGAAAAGCGACTAA
- the sigE gene encoding RNA polymerase sporulation sigma factor SigE — translation MIIKVSIPNRFQLKTIPSFRTVLMPRQGEVHYIGGADILPAPLETEEEGRMISLLGSEDDKEARAALIEHNLRLVVYIAKKFDNTSVGVEDLISIGTIGLIKAINTFKPDKNIKLATYASRCIENEILMYLRRNNKTRLEVSIDEPLNVDWDGNELLLSDILGTDEDVIYHDIEDEIEKSLLNNAISRLNPRERKIVELRYGLTNEDGEEMTQKEVADLLGISQSYISRLEKKIMKRLKKEIVRFE, via the coding sequence ATGATTATAAAAGTATCCATACCAAACCGTTTCCAGTTAAAGACCATCCCCAGCTTCAGGACCGTACTGATGCCCAGGCAGGGGGAGGTGCATTATATAGGAGGCGCCGATATACTGCCTGCCCCTCTGGAAACAGAGGAAGAGGGCCGGATGATAAGTCTTTTGGGAAGCGAGGATGACAAGGAGGCCAGGGCGGCCCTGATTGAGCACAACCTGAGGCTGGTAGTCTACATAGCGAAGAAATTCGACAACACCAGCGTGGGGGTGGAGGATTTAATTTCCATCGGAACCATCGGACTCATCAAAGCCATCAATACCTTTAAGCCGGATAAGAACATCAAGCTGGCCACCTATGCTTCCAGATGCATTGAGAATGAGATTCTCATGTATCTCAGAAGGAATAATAAGACACGTCTGGAAGTGTCCATAGATGAACCTCTGAATGTGGATTGGGATGGAAATGAACTTCTGCTGTCGGATATTCTTGGAACGGATGAGGATGTGATTTATCACGATATCGAGGATGAGATAGAAAAAAGCCTTCTCAACAACGCAATCAGCCGCCTAAACCCCAGGGAACGCAAAATCGTGGAGCTGCGGTACGGCCTTACAAACGAGGACGGGGAGGAAATGACCCAGAAGGAAGTGGCCGACCTGCTGGGAATCTCCCAGTCCTATATATCCAGACTGGAAAAGAAAATCATGAAACGGCTAAAAAAAGAAATTGTCAGATTTGAATAG
- a CDS encoding transketolase family protein: MGEMTAIRDAYGAALKELGEQDVRIVGLEADVASSTKSGIFGSAFPERYFNVGISELNMVSMAAGLARTGFIPFVNTFAVFLTTRGADPVQSLIAYDSLNVKLCGAYCGLSDSYDGASHQAITDMAFVRSIPNMTVIATADGTETRKAVFAIAEHQGPVYLRLSRAPAPVFYGDNMRFEIGKGIRVREGNDVSIITTGTLLHNAIRAALLLEQEGIQAAVVDMHTVKPIDQNLILECAEQTGAIVTAEEHSIYGGLGSAVAEVLAEHCPVPMERIGAVDFAESGDYGQLMEKYGYGPESIAQRCRAVMRRKQDNGTGRLPERTLRPFDMP; this comes from the coding sequence ATGGGAGAGATGACAGCAATCCGCGATGCCTACGGAGCGGCGCTTAAAGAATTGGGGGAACAGGATGTAAGGATCGTGGGACTGGAGGCTGATGTGGCTTCCTCCACAAAAAGCGGTATATTTGGAAGTGCGTTTCCTGAGCGGTATTTTAATGTGGGAATCAGCGAGTTAAATATGGTGTCCATGGCGGCCGGACTTGCCAGGACCGGTTTCATTCCCTTTGTTAATACCTTTGCCGTGTTCCTGACCACCAGAGGTGCTGACCCGGTCCAGAGCCTCATTGCCTATGACAGCCTGAATGTAAAGCTGTGCGGCGCTTACTGCGGCCTGTCTGACTCCTATGACGGAGCCAGTCATCAGGCCATAACGGATATGGCATTTGTAAGATCCATACCGAACATGACAGTCATAGCCACGGCAGACGGGACGGAGACAAGAAAGGCTGTGTTTGCCATTGCAGAGCATCAGGGACCGGTTTATCTGCGCCTGAGCCGTGCGCCGGCTCCGGTGTTTTACGGGGACAATATGAGGTTTGAGATTGGAAAGGGTATCCGCGTCAGGGAGGGGAATGACGTGTCCATTATCACCACGGGAACGCTTCTGCACAACGCAATCCGGGCAGCCCTGCTCCTGGAGCAGGAGGGCATCCAGGCAGCGGTGGTGGACATGCATACGGTAAAGCCCATTGACCAAAATCTGATTCTGGAATGTGCAGAACAGACAGGAGCCATCGTGACAGCGGAGGAACACAGCATATACGGCGGCCTGGGCAGCGCAGTGGCAGAGGTGCTTGCAGAGCACTGTCCGGTTCCCATGGAGCGGATCGGCGCAGTGGATTTCGCCGAGTCAGGGGATTACGGCCAGCTCATGGAAAAGTACGGATATGGCCCGGAATCCATTGCGCAAAGATGTAGGGCCGTGATGCGGCGTAAGCAGGATAATGGGACGGGCAGGCTGCCTGAAAGGACACTGCGGCCCTTTGATATGCCCTGA
- a CDS encoding transketolase: protein MREERKETLQKLCLVFRNKLIDLLHSVQTGHPGGSLSCTEILTALYYELMDVDPMNPEKEDRDHLILSKGHGAPMLYLVLAHKGFFPLAELKNLRQTGSMLQGHPCVHKTPGVELSTGPLGLGLSAGLGMALGSRLKGYDSYTYVIMGDGEIQEGCVWEAALSASKFKADHLIGILDNNGVQLDGTLEDIMPMGDIKAKWEAFGWNVIPCDGHDVEDICRAVEEAKMTADKPSLILAKTVKGKGVSFMEGKNTWHGKAIGDQEYVQAKAELGGDR, encoded by the coding sequence ATGAGAGAGGAACGAAAGGAAACACTTCAAAAGCTGTGCCTTGTATTCCGCAACAAGCTGATTGATCTGCTGCACAGTGTCCAGACAGGCCATCCCGGGGGATCGCTGTCCTGCACGGAGATATTGACAGCACTTTACTATGAGCTGATGGATGTGGACCCCATGAACCCGGAAAAGGAGGACCGGGACCATCTGATACTGTCAAAGGGTCACGGGGCGCCCATGCTTTATCTTGTCCTGGCCCACAAGGGATTCTTTCCCCTGGCGGAGTTAAAGAACCTGCGCCAGACGGGAAGCATGCTCCAGGGCCATCCCTGCGTACATAAGACGCCTGGGGTGGAGCTTTCCACCGGACCGCTGGGACTGGGATTATCCGCAGGACTGGGAATGGCCCTGGGATCCAGGCTTAAAGGGTATGATTCCTACACATATGTAATCATGGGGGATGGGGAAATACAGGAAGGATGCGTATGGGAGGCAGCCTTGTCAGCGTCCAAATTCAAGGCGGACCATCTGATAGGTATTCTGGACAACAACGGGGTACAGTTGGACGGCACCCTGGAGGATATCATGCCCATGGGTGATATAAAGGCCAAATGGGAGGCGTTCGGATGGAATGTGATTCCCTGCGACGGCCATGATGTGGAGGACATATGCAGGGCCGTGGAGGAGGCTAAAATGACGGCAGACAAGCCATCCCTGATACTGGCAAAGACAGTGAAGGGAAAGGGCGTTTCCTTCATGGAGGGCAAAAATACCTGGCATGGAAAAGCCATTGGAGACCAGGAATACGTACAGGCAAAAGCAGAACTGGGAGGTGACCGGTAA
- a CDS encoding class II aldolase/adducin family protein: MDMDRKNMLERVVKAARKAYMKGFAAGSGGNVSIRIQGQVYISPSGICLGDLTQEDMIMLEADGVAPPADMSDPGRRRPSKEAGMHLACYRSRPDILCLFHLHSPYSIAAACRRQGNGSPATGMPAYTPGYAMRVGRIPVVPYYLPGSRELAEAVSDVICSRDSLLLANHGMVAAGKSPEAVLATAEEIEENAHLTILLGDRGIPLDEEQTEALFRAGGTV; this comes from the coding sequence ATGGATATGGACAGAAAGAATATGCTGGAACGTGTGGTAAAAGCTGCCCGCAAAGCGTATATGAAAGGATTTGCCGCGGGCAGCGGCGGCAATGTGAGCATACGGATTCAGGGGCAGGTGTATATATCTCCAAGCGGAATCTGCCTGGGTGATTTGACGCAGGAGGACATGATAATGCTGGAGGCAGATGGTGTTGCGCCTCCCGCAGATATGTCGGATCCCGGCAGGCGGCGTCCCTCCAAGGAGGCCGGAATGCATCTGGCGTGCTACAGGAGCCGCCCGGACATCCTGTGCCTGTTTCATCTGCATTCCCCCTATTCCATTGCAGCTGCCTGCCGCAGGCAGGGAAACGGGAGTCCGGCCACGGGCATGCCTGCCTACACTCCGGGATATGCCATGCGTGTGGGAAGGATTCCTGTGGTTCCCTATTACCTTCCCGGAAGCCGGGAACTGGCCGAGGCTGTGTCTGACGTGATTTGCAGCCGGGACAGCCTTCTGCTGGCAAATCACGGCATGGTGGCTGCGGGAAAAAGCCCGGAGGCAGTGCTGGCCACTGCGGAGGAGATTGAGGAGAACGCGCATCTTACCATACTTTTGGGAGACCGGGGAATTCCCCTTGATGAAGAACAGACAGAGGCGCTGTTTCGGGCAGGAGGAACTGTATGA
- a CDS encoding D-2-hydroxyacid dehydrogenase translates to MRIVVLDGYTENPGDLSWKGLEDLGDLTVYDRTPKDRVVERIGQAEAVYTNKTPISARTIESCPNLRFIGVLATGYNIVDIRAAGDAGIIVSNIPSYGTDAVAQYAIALLLELCHHVGFHSDCVRAGEWTRSRDWCFWKYPLTELAGKTMGIIGFGRIGRRTAVIAQALGMKVLAFDRYQDKGLETDSCRYADLEELLSGSDVISLHCPLFPETEKIINRRTIEKMKDGVLIINTSRGQLVEEADLREGLDSGKIGGAAVDVVSAEPIQEDNPLLGAENILITPHIAWAPRESRQRLMDIAVENLSRFMSGTPQNVVNEP, encoded by the coding sequence ATGAGGATTGTGGTATTAGACGGATATACGGAAAATCCGGGGGATCTGAGCTGGAAGGGCCTGGAGGACCTGGGGGATCTGACGGTTTATGACAGGACGCCCAAGGACCGGGTGGTGGAACGCATTGGCCAGGCAGAGGCGGTGTATACAAATAAGACGCCCATAAGTGCCCGGACAATAGAGAGCTGCCCCAACCTGCGGTTTATCGGGGTATTGGCCACAGGCTATAATATTGTGGACATACGCGCAGCCGGAGATGCAGGGATCATTGTTTCCAACATTCCTTCCTACGGCACAGATGCAGTGGCCCAGTATGCCATTGCCCTGCTTCTGGAGCTGTGCCACCATGTGGGCTTCCATTCTGACTGTGTAAGGGCAGGCGAATGGACCCGCTCCAGGGACTGGTGTTTCTGGAAGTACCCGCTGACAGAGCTTGCGGGAAAGACCATGGGAATCATCGGATTCGGGCGCATAGGAAGGCGCACTGCTGTCATTGCCCAGGCTCTGGGAATGAAGGTGCTGGCCTTTGACCGGTATCAGGATAAAGGTCTGGAGACGGACAGCTGCCGATACGCAGACCTGGAAGAGCTGCTGTCCGGCTCTGATGTAATCAGCCTGCACTGCCCTCTGTTTCCTGAAACAGAGAAAATCATCAACCGCCGCACCATTGAAAAGATGAAGGATGGGGTTCTGATTATCAACACCTCCAGAGGACAGCTGGTGGAGGAAGCCGACCTGAGGGAGGGACTTGACAGCGGTAAGATAGGAGGCGCTGCGGTGGATGTGGTTTCCGCAGAACCCATACAGGAGGATAATCCTCTTTTGGGCGCGGAAAATATACTGATTACGCCTCATATCGCCTGGGCGCCCAGGGAATCCAGACAAAGGCTCATGGATATAGCAGTGGAAAACCTGAGCCGGTTTATGTCAGGCACGCCTCAGAATGTGGTGAATGAACCATGA
- a CDS encoding xylulokinase: MMHKDLLLGIDVGTTGTKCSVYDFNGKRVASAYREYPMLHPRPGWTEQDPSRWWDAVCCNLQTIFQSQDIDKNRIAAVGTSSTNAVFLADRQGQPLCNAISLHDQRSGPQVEWLKENIGEERIRALAANRIANGSFSLPALRWLVENRPDLIKGAHKLMVPCGYVIQKFTGEFTMNRPRMSLTLMADIRTGQWDTEIAEQTGLPARLLPSPCGSAEIVGTVTQWAASMTGLAAGTPVTGGTIDTVAATIGAGAVDEGDFALTIGSSGRLCSIAGQPMEDPRLLNLYGAYDGQYIIVQSTNNACVSLRWFRDTFGREAARQAQAAGCGIYPYLDRLADTAPAGAGGLIWLPYLAGEQSPVWDTRARGVFYGAGLETDYPSFIRAVLEGVAFSQRHCLEVVLDRAARPDIIPLGGGAANSPLWCRIFADVLGIPVARLRSNETETLGDIIIAAQAMGIHEIAPDFGKVLAADGEVFWPDDVRACVYDRQYRVYRELYQALKPVFAGGGEQ, from the coding sequence ATGATGCATAAGGACCTGTTATTGGGAATAGACGTAGGCACCACCGGAACAAAATGTTCGGTATATGATTTTAACGGAAAACGGGTGGCCTCTGCTTACCGGGAATATCCTATGCTCCATCCCCGGCCCGGATGGACCGAACAGGACCCTTCCCGGTGGTGGGACGCAGTGTGCTGCAACCTGCAGACCATATTTCAAAGCCAGGACATAGATAAAAACAGGATTGCGGCGGTGGGGACCAGCAGCACCAACGCAGTGTTTCTGGCGGACCGGCAGGGGCAGCCTTTGTGCAATGCCATCAGCCTCCATGACCAGAGAAGCGGTCCCCAGGTGGAATGGCTGAAGGAGAATATCGGAGAGGAGCGGATCCGCGCTCTGGCCGCAAACCGCATTGCCAACGGCTCCTTCAGCCTTCCGGCCCTGCGGTGGCTGGTTGAGAACCGGCCGGATTTGATAAAGGGAGCACATAAGCTGATGGTGCCCTGCGGTTATGTGATTCAAAAGTTCACAGGGGAGTTTACCATGAACCGGCCGCGCATGAGCCTGACCCTTATGGCGGATATCCGCACCGGCCAATGGGATACAGAGATTGCAGAACAGACAGGCCTGCCGGCCCGGCTGCTGCCGAGTCCCTGCGGTTCCGCTGAAATCGTGGGCACTGTGACCCAATGGGCGGCCTCCATGACAGGACTGGCTGCGGGAACGCCGGTTACAGGCGGCACCATTGACACGGTAGCGGCCACCATAGGGGCAGGCGCTGTGGATGAGGGGGATTTCGCCCTGACCATAGGCAGCAGCGGAAGGCTTTGCAGCATTGCGGGACAGCCTATGGAGGATCCAAGGCTGCTGAACCTGTACGGGGCCTATGACGGACAGTACATCATTGTCCAGTCCACCAACAATGCCTGTGTGTCCCTGCGCTGGTTCAGGGACACATTCGGAAGGGAGGCAGCCAGGCAGGCCCAGGCAGCCGGGTGCGGTATATACCCATATCTGGACCGTCTGGCGGACACTGCCCCGGCCGGGGCCGGAGGCCTTATATGGCTTCCTTATCTGGCCGGGGAGCAGAGCCCTGTCTGGGATACACGGGCCAGGGGCGTGTTTTATGGGGCCGGGCTGGAGACAGATTACCCATCCTTTATAAGGGCTGTCCTGGAGGGAGTGGCATTTTCACAGCGCCACTGTCTGGAAGTGGTCCTGGACCGGGCTGCCAGACCGGATATCATACCCCTTGGCGGCGGCGCGGCCAACAGCCCTCTGTGGTGCCGGATATTTGCCGATGTGCTGGGAATTCCTGTGGCCCGGCTCCGGTCCAATGAGACAGAGACCCTGGGCGATATCATCATCGCTGCCCAGGCTATGGGAATCCATGAGATTGCGCCGGACTTTGGAAAGGTGCTGGCAGCGGACGGCGAGGTGTTTTGGCCCGATGATGTCCGGGCTTGTGTATATGACAGACAGTACCGGGTTTACCGGGAACTGTACCAGGCGTTAAAGCCTGTATTCGCGGGAGGAGGAGAGCAATGA
- a CDS encoding sugar phosphate isomerase/epimerase family protein, protein MKLCYQAATPDVAIADSVTAYQGPLAKTFGDLGALGYDGVELMTLNPGKLDWREVKETAEENNLSVVLVCTGEIFGQLGLSYTHPHRSLRREAVERTKEIIDFAGYLGANVNIGRIRGQYCRELDREETIELAQNAFTELADYAAPKNVDIALETVTIMQTNFINTLAEGAAMADRVGRPNFRLMMDIFHLNLEEKDLYEAIRTYSSYNIHVHLADNNRRYPGQCGLDFEKILTVFRECGYDGNYCTEIFQLPSMEEAARESIRYLRPIADRVYGGNTHCNEAGRNKDGRGRSRKEGMQI, encoded by the coding sequence ATGAAATTATGTTATCAGGCAGCCACGCCCGACGTGGCCATAGCGGATTCAGTGACAGCGTACCAGGGGCCTCTGGCAAAAACCTTTGGGGACCTGGGCGCCCTGGGATACGACGGGGTAGAGCTGATGACCCTGAATCCGGGAAAGCTGGACTGGAGGGAAGTGAAGGAAACTGCTGAGGAAAACAATCTGTCCGTGGTGCTGGTGTGCACAGGCGAGATCTTCGGACAGCTGGGATTGAGCTATACACACCCCCACCGGTCCCTACGCCGGGAGGCCGTGGAGAGGACAAAGGAAATCATTGATTTTGCCGGTTACCTGGGGGCCAATGTCAATATAGGGAGGATACGCGGGCAGTACTGCAGGGAACTGGACAGGGAGGAAACCATTGAACTGGCTCAGAACGCGTTTACCGAGCTGGCTGACTATGCAGCCCCTAAAAATGTGGACATTGCCCTGGAGACAGTGACCATCATGCAGACCAACTTTATCAATACCCTGGCGGAGGGAGCTGCCATGGCAGACCGGGTGGGACGGCCTAATTTCCGGCTCATGATGGATATTTTTCACCTGAATCTGGAGGAAAAGGATTTGTATGAGGCCATCCGTACATACAGCAGTTACAACATTCACGTACATCTGGCTGACAATAACCGGCGCTATCCGGGCCAATGCGGCCTGGATTTTGAGAAGATTCTGACGGTCTTTCGGGAGTGCGGTTATGACGGCAATTACTGTACCGAGATATTCCAGCTTCCGTCCATGGAGGAAGCTGCCAGGGAATCCATCCGGTATCTGAGGCCCATTGCCGACCGGGTTTACGGCGGAAACACACACTGCAATGAAGCAGGCCGGAACAAGGATGGCAGAGGACGCAGCCGTAAGGAGGGGATGCAGATATGA